A single region of the Nicotiana sylvestris chromosome 6, ASM39365v2, whole genome shotgun sequence genome encodes:
- the LOC104214755 gene encoding uncharacterized protein — protein sequence MSLRSGKTLAETKAKPRDEKEISSTKIAEEQKIGESIPKENVSNKEVDKKKMKREKLDKCFEKFLETLKQLYVNIPFMEVLTQMPAYAKFLKEILSSKRKLEEMKVVKLNAHCSAILQNKIPKKCGDPGSFTIPYSLGSKNLCDSGASINLMPLSVFKKLEGELGVIKSVPVFLQLKD from the exons ATGTCTCTTAGGAGTGGGAAAACATTAGCAGAGACCAAGGCTAAACCAAGGGATGAAAAGGAAATCAGCTCAACTAAGATAGCTGAAGAACAGAAAATTGGAGAATCTATACCTAAGGAGAATGTTAGCAACAAAGAGGTTGATAAGAAGAAG ATGAAGCGGGAGAAATTGGACAAATGTTTTGAGAAATTCTTGGAGACGCTGAAACAGTTGTATGTGAACATCCCTTTCATGGAGGTGCTCACACAGATGCCTGCCTATGCAAAATTTCTGAAGGAAATCCTTTCAAGCAAAAGGAAGCTCGAGGAAATGAAAGTGGTCAAACTCAATGCCCACTGCAGTGCCATTCTACAAAATAAAATTCCTAAGAAGTGTGGGGATCCTGGCAGTTTCACTATACCCTACTCGTTGGGTAGCAAAAATTTGTGCGATTCAGGTGCATCCATTAACTTGATGCCATTATCAGTGTTCAAGAAATTGGAAGGAGAGCTAGGAGTGATCAAATCTGTCCCAGTATTCTTGCAACTGAAAGATTAA
- the LOC104214754 gene encoding uncharacterized protein translates to MEPTTHSSSPRQIRVEMRTKQMHDVDAGGSATPGGKQLKRKGKERLWCICGCFCGVFSLGDLSIPSEDLSDIDQHRRRYGALIWDYATKKQEDGSISESEVIGRLARRKGAPALNEKTRVHRKTK, encoded by the exons ATGGAACCTACTACTCACAGTTCATCTCCTAGACAAATCCGTGTCGAGATGAGAACAAAGCAAATGCACGATGTAGATGCTGGAGGAAGTGCTACACCAGGCGGCAAACAACTCAAAAGAAAGGGGAAAGAG cgattgtggtgtatttgtggTTGCTTTTGCGGAGTATTTAGCCTTGGAGATTTGTCAATCCCTTCAGAAGACCTTTCAGATATCGACCAACACCGTAGACGCTATGGAGCTCTCATATGGGATTATGCTacaaagaagcaagaagatgGGTCAATCAGTGAAAGTGAGGTTATAGGCAGGCTAGCAAGGAGGAAGGGTGCTCCTGCGTTGAATGAGAAGACTAGAGTCCACAGAAAGACGAAATAG
- the LOC104214756 gene encoding uncharacterized protein, with protein sequence MATNPNSTVPKNISHAHPTTVFRWVPSRRKITFRKKRLPTVRLGGEKNPRRGFSVVKLFRRVRLKWLKLHYTCMLKRLKEYYQSAVKDIMESGGALDAFQQRLLLETSFAVPVMGLSFNTFPNHHGT encoded by the coding sequence ATGGCTACAAATCCTAACAGTACTGTCCCAAAAAATATCAGCCATGCCCATCCAACGACCGTATTCCGGTGGGTCCCATCCCGCCGGAAAATTACATTCAGGAAGAAGAGGTTGCCGACGGTGCGACTAGGAGGTGAGAAGAATCCTCGCCGGGGATTCTCCGTCGTGAAGCTTTTCCGGCGAGTTCGACTAAAGTGGCTGAAATTGCACTACACGTGTATGCTGAAAAGACTGAAAGAATATTATCAGTCTGCGGTGAAAGATATAATGGAAAGTGGCGGAGCATTAGACGCCTTTCAACAACGTCTACTATTGGAAACCTCTTTCGCTGTTCCTGTAATGGGCCTTTCCTTCAATACTTTTCCAAATCACCATGGCACTTGA